A single genomic interval of Camelina sativa cultivar DH55 chromosome 11, Cs, whole genome shotgun sequence harbors:
- the LOC104721812 gene encoding uncharacterized protein LOC104721812, producing MQPTSSMNEEFLKKWQMGLQVCRPSIDNASVSERKKAIKLSADVAMASLRKGTTCWSRALIQKTATEDNFLVRQMLSGIKAEALINKKLPKKVVCHRKIVRRSKKILRRKAKSASEEAAAKAKRLVKRRTQGLRNVVPGGELMSNDVLLLQETLDYIVSLQTQVNVMRSIVDAAEAGNEQ from the coding sequence ATGCAGCCTACGAGCTCAATGAATGAAGAATTCCTAAAGAAATGGCAAATGGGTCTTCAAGTTTGTCGTCCTTCGATAGACAACGCGAGCGTCTCCGAGAGAAAGAAAGCAATAAAGCTCTCCGCAGATGTTGCAATGGCGTCTCTAAGAAAAGGAACAACTTGTTGGAGCCGAGCCCTAATCCAGAAAACCGCCACCGAGGACAATTTCCTCGTACGCCAGATGCTCTCCGGCATCAAAGCGGAAGCATTAATCAACAAGAAGTTGCCTAAGAAGGTTGTTTGCCATAGGAAGATCGTGAGACGAAGCAAGAAGATCTTGAGGAGGAAAGCAAAATCAGCAAGCGAAGAGGCAGCAGCAAAAGCTAAGAGGCTCGTCAAGAGACGGACTCAAGGGTTGAGAAACGTTGTCCCCGGTGGAGAGTTAATGAGCAATGACGTATTGTTGTTACAAGAAACTTTAGACTACATTGTGTCGCTTCAAACGCAAGTGAATGTTATGAGGAGTATTGTTGATGCTGCCGAGGCCGGAAATGAGCagtaa
- the LOC104721813 gene encoding RING-H2 finger protein ATL13-like — protein sequence MKLSRENMFPEIKTTLSYLSPSSLPRPLESSLSLRSNGNFDLNSKISPSILLIIIILSIIFFISGLLHLLVRFLLTPSSRDREDYFDNVTALQGQLQQLFHLHDSGVDQSFIDTLPVFHYKSIIGLKNYPFDCAVCLCEFETEDKLRLLPKCSHAFHMDCIDTWLLSHSTCPLCRSSLLSDLSSHQDPRSSFLLVLESASDHSSREIGDGGAACVATNDDNDVSNAHSHSNSHMSFVGNNDLGLTRVDSGRDPDGEMGGLVGKVVPFAVKLGKFRNIDIGEGSNSNNNIGNSSSTLDERRCFSMGSYEYIMDEETALKVHVSTKKPSSKNPRLPGHRTAMSECGFDPTGRLKFNGSGSMRIAEEGTTKKNVVERESFSVSKIWLRGKKEKHSKVQGKEDGSLVSSGRTFSFGLSNQRNPPDAKTDSGCEEDNQKRENSESLETKTPSFARRTMLWLAGRQNKVVHSSSPSNV from the coding sequence aTGAAACTTTCTCGGGAAAATATGTTCCCGGAAATCAAAACAACTTTGAGTTACCTCTCTCCTTCATCACTTCCACGACCACTCGAATCATCTTTATCTCTCCGATCCAACGGAAACTTCGATCTAAACAGCAAAATCAGTCCAAGCATTCTCTTGATAATCATAATCCtatcaatcatcttcttcatctctggTCTCCTTCATCTCTTAGTCAGGTTCCTCCTCACACCATCGAGTAGAGACAGAGAAGATTACTTCGACAACGTCACAGCTCTTCAAGGCCAGCTTCAACAGCTTTTTCACCTCCATGATTCTGGAGTTGACCAATCCTTCATCGACACGTTACCTGTTTTCCATTACAAATCCATAATCGGTCTCAAGAACTACCCTTTTGATTGTGCGGTGTGTCTCTGTGAGTTCGAAACAGAGGACAAACTCAGGCTTTTGCCTAAATGCAGCCACGCCTTTCACATGGATTGTATCGATACTTGGCTTCTCTCTCACTCAACTTGTCCCTTGTGCAGATCTAGTCTCCTCTCTGATCTCTCTTCTCACCAAGATCCTCGTTCTTCTTTCCTCCTCGTTCTCGAGTCCGCGAGTGATCATAGCTCGAGAGAGATTGGAGACGGTGGTGCAGCTTGTGTGGCTACGAATGATGATAATGACGTGTCTAATGCTCATTCACATTCCAATTCTCATATGAGTTTTGTCGGAAACAATGATCTTGGATTAACCCGGGTCGACTCGGGTCGTGACCCGGATGGTGAAATGGGTGGTTTGGTTGGAAAGGTTGTTCCTTTTGCGGTTAAGCTTGGGAAATTTAGGAATATAGATATAGGTGAAGGTAgtaacagcaacaacaacattggTAATAGTAGTAGTACTTTAGATGAGAGGAGGTGTTTTTCAATGGGATCATATGAGTATATAATGGATGAAGAAACGGCTCTTAAGGTTCATGTTTCTACCAAGAAACCATCAAGCAAGAACCCTCGCTTGCCCGGTCACAGGACCGCTATGTCCGAATGCGGCTTTGATCCAACAGGGAGATTGAAATTCAATGGAAGCGGATCGATGAGAATCGCGGAAGAAGGGACGACCAAGAAGAATGTAGTAGAACGAGAGAGCTTTTCAGTTTCGAAAATTTGGTTAAGGggaaagaaggagaagcataGTAAAGTTCAAGGAAAAGAGGATGGTTCATTGGTTTCTTCCGGAAGAACGTTCTCATTCGGGCTATCGAATCAGCGGAATCCTCCTGATGCGAAGACCGATAGCGGTTGTGAAGAAGataatcaaaagagagagaactcGGAGTCTTTGGAGACAAAAACACCATCTTTTGCTAGGAGAACTATGCTTTGGTTAGCAGGGAGACAAAACAAGGTTgttcattcttcttctccatctaaTGTCTAg